A window of the Cannabis sativa cultivar Pink pepper isolate KNU-18-1 chromosome X, ASM2916894v1, whole genome shotgun sequence genome harbors these coding sequences:
- the LOC133032347 gene encoding protein FAR-RED IMPAIRED RESPONSE 1-like, translating to MCTTGFFGAKREEKIETDSKGLRDFLIVSREKDPNFFVVYQVDDENRLANLFRRYGNSRVDYVAFGDVLGFDTTYMTNEYNKPLTVLIGVNHHFNTCIFGFALLLHEKLPSYSWLLQKFLECHGDKKPSVVVTDQDAAMKRGYR from the coding sequence ATGTGTACAACGGGGTTCTTTGGTGCGAAGCGAGAAGAGAAGATAGAGACGGACTCGAAGGGGCTGCGGGATTTCTTGATTGTCTCGCGAGAGAAGGATCCTAATTTCTTCGTTGTCTATCAGGTTGACGACGAGAATCGCTTGGCTAACTTATTCAGGCGGTATGGAAACTCACGCGTGGACTATGTAGCTTTTGGGGATGTACTAGGATTTGACACAACCTACATGACGAATGAGTACAATAAGCCCCTCACTGTTCTCATTGGCGTCAACCACCATTTCAACACATGCATCTTCGGATTTGCTCTCCTCCTCCACGAGAAGCTTCCATCATATTCTTGGCTACTTCAAAAATTTCTAGAATGCCATGGAGATAAGAAGCCAAGTGTTGTAGTTACTGACCAAGATGCGGCCATGAAACGAGGCTATCGTTGA